The Nomascus leucogenys isolate Asia chromosome 4, Asia_NLE_v1, whole genome shotgun sequence genome includes the window CTCTAGAGTGTATGACTCTGTCTGATACCTGCTAAGAAAGAGAAGGACTTGTTGGTTATAAGGAGAAGAGGAAGTGAAAGggttctcaaaaaacaaagatgagGGCTTCCAGGTGCTGTTCTGCTCAAGGCTCTGGGTCTGAGGCTTCCCTCTCCAGGCCTAGCTTCATGGAAAAGTAAGGGGCCAGAGGGTGGAAAAGGTGGAAATAAAGGAAGAGGATGGAGAATTGCTTTGGGGAAGTTTGGACTGGAAGTGTGAATTACAGCTGCACCCCCAATTCACCCCATCtcacccccctccccctcctgctCATGGTTCTCCCTTTCTCATCCACACATTGGTCAAACTAGCTAGCTTTTGGAGAGATTTTGGgcagtaaaagaaaaacagatctgTCTCAAGCTTCAAAAAGCCTCTAgctggccgggcactgtggctcacgcctgtaatcctagcattttgggaggcagaggtgggtggatcatctgaggtcaggagtttgagaccagcctggctaacatgatgaaaccccatctctactaaaaatacaaaaattagccaggtgtgtagtaatgcacacctgtaatcccagctatttgggaggctgaggcaggagaatcgcttgaaccccagggggcagaggttgcagtgagctgagattgcaccactgcactccagcctgggtgacacagtgagactccatctaaaaaaaaaaaaaaaagaaagcctagaGCCAAATGCTCACGGAGCCATTTACTGCATGGCTTTGGGCAAGTCAAAGTAGTCTGCCTCTCCTGTCAGAAGAGTCTGTTGCAGTCTTCATCACAAGACTGTTGTGGGGATTAAACAAGATGGCAAGTGGGAAGTTGGGAAATGTAGTGTGCACCCAACCAATATTTGTTTCTTCCTGCCTGCCTACATATGAGGCCATACAGAATTCCAACTTTGTTTCGCTGATAACTAACAcagttacttgtttttctttctgatccAGGCCGTCACCATGGATCAGTTCCCTGAATCAGTGACAAACTTTGAGTACGATGATTTGGCTGAGGCCTGTTATACTGGGGACATCATGGCCTTTGGGACTGTGTTCCTGTCCATATTCTACTCCGTCGTCTTTGCCATTGGCCTGGTGGGAAATTTGTTGGTAGTGTTTGCCCTCACCAACAGCAAGAAGCCCAAGAGTGTCACCGACATTTACCTCCTGAACCTGGCCTTGTCTGATCTGCTGTTTGTAGCCACCTTGCCCTTCTGGACCCACTATTTGATAAATGAAGAGGGCCTCCACAATGCCTTGTGCAAATTCACTACTGCCTTCTTCTTCATCGGCTTTTTTGGAAGCATATTCTTCATCACCGTCATCAGCATTGATAGGTACCTGGCCATCGTCCTGGCCGCCAACTCCATGAACAACCGGACCGTGCAGCATGGTGTCACCATCAGCCTAGGCGTCTGGGCAGCAGCCATTTTGGTGGCAGCACCCCAGTTCATGTtcacaaagcagaaagaaaatgaatgccTTGGTGACTACCCCGAGGTCCTCCAGGAAATCTGGCCTGTGCTCCGCAATGTGGAAACAAATTTTCTTGGCTTCCTACTCCCCCTGCTCATTATGAGTTACTGCTACTTCAGAATCATCCAGACGCTGTTTTCCTGCAAGAACCACAAGAAAGCCAAAGCCATCAAACTGATCCTTCTGGTGGTCATCGTGTTTTTCCTCTTCTGGACACCCTACAATGTTATGATTTTCCTGGAGACACTTAAGCTCTACGACTTCTTTCCCAGTTGTGACATGAGGAGGGATCTGAGGCTGGCTCTCAGTGTGACCGAGACGGTTGCATTTAGCCACTGTTGCCTGAATCCTCTCATCTATGCATTTGCTGGGGAGAAGTTCAGAAGATACCTTTACCACCTGTATGGGAAATGCCTGGCTGTCCTGTGTGGGCGCTCAGTCCATGTTGATTTCTCCTCATCTGAATCACAAAGGAGCAGGCAGGGAAGTGTTCTGAGCAGCAATTTTACTTACCACACGAGTGATGGAGATGCGTCCCTCCTTCTCTGAGGGGAATCCCAAAGCCTTGTGTCTACAGAGAACCTGGAGTTCCTGAACCTGATGCTGAATAGTGAagaaagatttttgttgttgcttcttACAGGCACAAAATGATGGACCCAATGCACACAAAACAACCCTAGAGTGTTGTTGAGAATTGTGCTCAAAATTTgaagaatgaacaaatggaaCTATTTGAATGACAAAGAGTAGACATTTCTCTTACTGCAGATGTCATCAGAATTTTTTGGTTTGCAGATGACAAAAATTCAACTCAGACTAGTTTAGTTAAAAGGGGGTGGTGAATATTGTTCATATTGTGGCATAAGCAAAAGGGTGTCTGAGCCCTCAAAGTGAGGGGAAACCAGGGCCTGAGCCTAGCTAGAATTCCCTCTCTCTGACTCTCAAATCTTTTAGTCATTATAGATCCCCCAGACTTACATGACACAGCTTTATCACCAGAGGGGGACTCACACCCATGTTTCTCTGGCCCCAAGGGCAAAATTCCCAGGGAAGTGCTCTGATAGGCCAAGTTTGTATCAGGTGCCCATCCCTGGAAGGTGCTGTTATCCATGGGGAAGGGATATATATGATGGAAGCTTCCAGTCCAATCTCACTGATAGAGAAGCAGAAATACATATTTCCAAGAAGTCGGAAGGGTGGGTACTATTCTGATTACACAGAACAATTGCCACACATTACCCTTACCATGTGCCTGACCCAGCCTCTCCCCTGATTACACCAGCCTCGTCTTCATTAAGCTCTCTTCCATCACGTCCCCAAACCTGCAAGGCCTCCCCACTGCCTACTGCATTGGGTCAAAACTCAAATGTTTGGCTTCTCATACCTCCACCATGGGGTCCTACCAACAGATTCCCCACTGCCTCCTGTTCCCAAAGGAGTCCACCCATCCTATCAGCCTGTCTCTTCCATATGACCTCATGCATCTCCACCTGCGCCCAGGCCAGTAAGGGTAATAGAAAAACCCTGCCCCCAAATAAGAAGGGATGGATTCCAGTCCCAACTCCGGTAGCTTGGGACCAAtcgagcttcagtttccttgtctgtagaaGAGGGATAAGGTACCTTTCACATAGAGATCATCCTTTCCAGCATGAGGAACTAGCCACCAACTCTTGCAGGTCTCAACCCTTTTGTCTGCTTCTTAGACTTCTGCTTTCCCCACATCTGGCACTGCTGTGCTGTGCCCAAgttgtggtgctgagaaaacttgGAGGAGCCTGCAGGTGCTGCTGCGTGGCATAGCCCAGACACGGAAGAGGCTGGTTATTACGACGGCACCCAGTGAGCACTCCCAAGTCTACAGAATGATAGCCTTCCGTAATCCGACTCTCCTGGACTGCCTTGAATATCCCCTCCCAGTCACCTTGTGGCAAGCCCCTGCCCATCTCGAAAAATACCCCATCATTCATGCTACTGCCAACCTGGGGAGCCAGGGCCATGGGAGCAGCTTCCCCCGCACCCCCCCAGAAACGTTTGGAACAATCTAAAACTTTAAAGCTTGAAAAACAATTGTAATAATGCTAAAGAAAAAGTCATCCAATCTAACCACACCAATATTGTCATTCCTGTATTCACCCATCCAGACCTTGTTCACACTCTCACATGTTTAGAGTTGCAATCGTAATGTACAGATGGTTCTATAatctgatttgttttccttttaacattcGACCACAAATAGCTCTCGCTTTCTATGTAGTTTGGTAACTATCATTTTAGAAGACTCTACCAGACTGTGTATCATTGAAGGCAGATGTGGTATCTGATAAATTGCTGTGTATCTGATAGCTCTTTGGCAGTCTGTATGTTTGTATAATGAATGAGAGAATAAGTCATGTTCCTTCAAGATCTTGTACCCCAATTTACTTGCCATTACTCTATTGATAAACATTCAACTTATTTCCAATGTTtagcaaatacatattttatagaaCTTCCATCTGTGTAACTTTCTTTCTCCCATTCAATTATTTCCTGTGGTTAAATTCATTGCCATGGGGAAAACTGAGTCAAAGGGCATGGGAACACGTTATCTTTGGATACACACATATGAAAGTCGTATATTACACAACCTTTGCTGAGTTGTATTATATACAAAATGTGAACGCAGAACCAGAGCTATTCCAAAGGTGATGAGACCAAGCCTCTTCCCTCAATAATTTAAATGCAGAAGAGAAGTAAAGGAATAATCACACTTTGCATTAGGTGGTAGCACAGGAGTACTATGTGACTTCTGACCTGAGTCTTTAAGGCAAAGGGGTTCTCCAGGTAAAGAAAGAGGTGGCATTCCAGGCTGAGGAAACAGTATGTATAAAGGAAGTGTATGAGAGCCACAGTGTGAGAAAACTGTGCAAATATTAAAAGGCATTGGAAGTGGAGTGGGTGGTAGGAACCTTCTGAGCTGAGCTGTTAGCTGTGGGCTGAGCTAAAACAACCAATGGAGGGGGCGCTGCTTCTCCTCAGGGTGTTCATGGGGTTTCCTCATTATTACCTGATCCTCATTCCAACTGTTGAACCATAAGACTTTTAATTAAAGTTTAACCTACTTCTGGACTTCTAAGAAggaggaaataattattttggcttgagaaatgaaagaagagaaacaaacactttcatttctagaagaaaattaaatttgtatCATTAGGAacctatatttattcattcattcattttgctgAATAGGACAGAATAGGGAGAAAATAAGGAAGCTCATTGAAAAATCCAAAGTAGCAAGGATGTTGGTGTCTAAATAAAGGAAGGCATTTTTGGAAAGGACAGTTGGCCCTCAGAGCACACCTGAATCAGACCCACTCCTGCTTCTGAGGTCTGGGCTTCCCAAGAGCAGAGGGATCTGCCTGTGATGAATCCCGACATATTAACTCTCTGCTTCGGCAGGTTGCTTAACATCTCTGAGGCTCAATCTCctcatcagaaaaataaagataaaagtagTTCCCACCCGGTAGGGTTGGAGCAGAGGATTCAGTAAGATTACCCCTGCAAAGATCACAGTGCAGACCTGGCAAAGCAAGCTCAAATGAATGGTGgtgattatttttatacttattattttaaatattagactGAGCTTTTCCCAGCAACTAAACACATGCTATCTTGTACTTGCCTTTTGCTTTTCTTAGTAGCAGAATCGCAGACTCTTGGGTGGTTGGAGATAACTGGGTCCAAATCCACATTTCGTGGGTAAGaaaacggaggctcagagagggccagCAGGTGCCCCAAGATGCCACAGTGAATTACTGGGAGAGGTAGATCCTTGATTCACAGTTTACCATCTCCTTCCTCATCTTCATAAAAATACAGATCAATCTGACCTCTAAGAGCAGAGAACACAGAAGGAAGGTCTGCAGGCAGACAATGAGGCAGGGAAAAGCAGCCCACAAGGTAGCTGCAGAGTTTAACAGAATCAATCTGCACATGGACAGGTGTGTGCTGTGTGGCACAGCCTTTGGCAATTGCCATTTGGAGACATCTGTATCTGCAATGACAGATGGTGTCAACTGCGACTCATCAGCAAAGGCTGCAGAAGGCAAATGCTATCAGTGGCTTCCAAGAGGATCTGGGTGGGTGGGCCAAGACTTAGGCCACTGTGGAGGGACAGCCATACCCAGGGGCTGCCCAGTGCTTGGGCTAAATGCTGAATCCCTTCCACATAATTCCACTCGCTTCATGCTTATTCTATGGTCATTTCATGACATTCTAAGAGAATGTCTCCTTCCCAGGGACCTTGCCATCAAGAAAGATGGAGCATACATGCTTTCAGTTACTAAGAAGAGCTATCAACCCTTGTAATCCATTGCACCTAGAGTGTGTACAGGGTCTTATGGTTTTTCCATTCACCTCTCTCTGAGATGCTGTCCCTGAGCATCCAGGGAGAGAGTTCACCCAACAACTACACCTGGGAGCATAAGAGCCTGACTGAGAGGTCCACCTTGGGTAGTACCTGGGCCCAAGATGATGCCCATTTGTGCCTTCAAAATTGGAGCAGTTTGTCCTAACTCAGCAGCTAATTTTTTCTCCACCTGCACCATACTCACTGGCCCATGGGGACCACTTCAGTTTCAACATGACTTGTAATATTGTTTGCTTAACTTGCTGAGTTGGCAACAAAATTTTGGGCTACTCAAAAGTAGTGTGATCTGAGAGCAAGTGAGAAAAGTGAGTCTTAACAAATTTAGAAATATCCGGTTTCTCTTCAATATACTCTCCATCCACAGGAGGGCCAAGGGCCAAGTCGTTTTCTGAGAGATGTGTGGCATCATGCTTCTATTTCCGTTACATTACAGCAGTTGTTAGGCAACAGGGAGAGTTCCTCCAGACACACCCGGGGCAGCGCTGGCAACCGCAAAGCATGTTCAGCGGGAAGATTACTCTTTTACTCCATATTTCCTTATGTACTgagatagagacaaaaataacattttaatttgcatttctttgaataCTAGGTAAGGTTGTTCATTTTTCAAGGcgtttgttttaaattattggtaTATTTTTCTGATTCTAAAAGAAAGATACTCAttacagaaaacatgaaaaatatacaatttaaaatttaaaatgttttaattacacAATATTCAACCTCCCAGAGATAACTGTGGTTTAACACTGAAGTTATTTTCTGCCatgaccatatttttaaaaaatacataagaatagacatttttcaaaagaagacatatgaatggccaacaggtaagtggaaaaatgttcaacatttctaattattaggaaaatgcaaattaaaatcacaatgagatacatcTCAGATTTgtcaaaatggcttttatcaaaaagacaaaagataataaatgtcAGCAAGAACGTGGCAAAAAGGGAACTGTTgtgcactgttggtagaaatatgaattagtacaaccattatggacaACATTTTAGAGGTGTCTCCAAAACTAAAATtggaattactatatgatccagcaataccacttctgagtatttacccaaaagatgTGAAATCAGTTTGTTAAAGAGATgcctgcacccccatgttcattgcagcactgttcttAATAGCCAAgttatagaatcaacctaagtccCCATCAACAGAGGAGTGAATAAgggaaatgtggcatatatacacaatagaatactattcagcctttaagaAGAAGGAAACTCTGTTATCTGCGACAACATGAATGGAATTGGagaacatgatgctaagtgaaataagacaggcacagaaagacaaatactgcatgttctcacttatatgtggaatctaaaacaatcaaactcatggaagcagagagtaaaatagTGGTTACAGATGctagggggtggggagagaggagagagctgaTGGTCAGAAAGTACAAAATttcagctagataggaggaatatgttgcttttttctttttcagagttttaTTACACAGTGTGGTGAATCTAGTTAAGAATAGAGTATtgcacatttcaaaattgctaagagagtaaatttcagATGGTCTCACCACAAAATATGTTAAGTATTTGAGATGATgagtatgttaattagcttgatttaattatttcatattgtattcataaatcataacagTGCTTTTCACCCCATAGttctatataattataaattgtccatttacaattttaaaaactgaacaaaacCTAAAAGCACTTGAATTTCATCAATAAGAAAATGGTTCAATAAATTTCAATTTagccatacaataaaatatagtataatttaaaagaatgagtCAATTCTATAAATATGATCCTACAGGGATGTCCATAATATATCCTTAAGTCAAAAAGACAAATTTCAGAATtaagcacatttttatttttaaatataaacatatatatgtttatatatataaaataagtacatttttatttttaaaaaatttgagatgagaacatatatacagttttatatcttttttcttttttttttttttttgagacggagtctcactctgtcgcccaggctggagtgcagtggcgcaatctcggctcactgcaagctccgcctcccgggttcacgccagtctcctgcctcagcctctcggagtagctgggactacaggcgcccgccaccacgcccggctaatttttttgtatttttagtagagacggggtttcaccgtggtctcgatctcctgacctcgtgatccgcccgcctcggcctcccaaagtgctgggattataagcgtgagccaccgcgcccggccttatatcTTTTTTCAATTAGCATTATAGTATGATCATTTTCCCATCTATTATATTCAAACATGATTTTGAGTGATTGCATAGGACTCAATAATAGACTTTATCCATCCAAGCCCTACTGACAGACACGGGTGCTACTCCCATGTTTTTCACTATGAGGAATGACACTATGATGAACATAAATCTTTGCACATATCTTTGATTGTATGAAAGGAATTAGTAGACTAATAGATTTCAGCATTTGTAAATCTCTTGCTAGCTACTGGAAATTTACTTTTCAGAGAGATGACACTGTGTTGCTGGCTCTCTAAGACTCCCAGTCCCTGACCTTAGCACCACCTACCTTCCTGGTCTTTGAGGTCAGGATATTGTGGGCTTTTGTTATTGGGTGACAAACCAGCTACTGACTttaagaggcagaaagaaaagacttCTGTTCTTAAAAGGAGATGGTAAGTTTGCCCTTtagcagagagaaaagaagagggatgaggggatttttaaaaagggacCAATAACATCCCAAAACAGTTATTTTAAGGGAACAGAGACCACTTAGCACCTGGGCTAAGGGGACACAGGACAGACCATCAGAGCCATACAGCATCAGGCAAGAGCAGGAGGTGGAGACTTGTTCTGAGGATAGAGGGGTTTCCTAGcaggagaagaagaaatagaggTGAGCAGAGCAACCATAAGCCCTTGTGCAGTTTGAATGTTCAAAATATCCACTTCTATACAAAACTTAAACAACCTGCAAAAGGCAACAGAGAGAACTGATTCAAGATTTAGCACAGTTGATTGGATTTTCAATGTATCCACCGTCATTTTGGATACACTTGTACATAGCCATCTCAGCATAATGtagagctcacacctgtaaaataaaagaaagaacaaaatcaaacattagcaactttatttaaatattttgtaaattatctCTGGGTTACATTTCACAAATTATCTATACTTTATATAgaagtaaaatttattaaaagttcAAACCATAATGACTTTATGGAAACTCTATACCTTGGGCTTTGCTGGCAGCAGTGATGCTCCAATCAGCCAGGGAAATCCATGAGTTCCAGCTTTAAGAAACCCTTGGCATATCCAGGTACTCTTTCTTTGGGGAGGAGGATGCCCAGCTGCCAGACTGGGAAGCCTAATATCAGAAGGCTCATTTACACTTCCAGCACTACTATATGAGTTTCCCTTTGAAAGCACATTATTTCACTGAGGAAATAGAACCAGAAAAGAATTTCCATGGCCTTCCCCAACCACATCTTCCCATCTTCCTGCAGCTGTGCCAGTACACTCTGCTGTCCCTCCTCGTATCATGGAAAAATCGTCCCTGCACTTATCTAAAGCCAAACCTGCCACCTGAACGCTACATCCCAGCCCCTTTAACCTTCCCCTCCTGCATTTATCCCCTCTCTCCTGCATTATCTGTCTCTCCCCTCTGCTGGATAATTGGTATGCAAGCAGGCCAGAATACTTCTCATTTTTAGGAGCCTCCTCTTGATGCCACATCTCCCCCAGCTCCTGTCCATGCAGAGGCACTCAGAAGAGTTCTCTCCAGACAGCTCCCTGTCTCCCATTCTCGAATTTTCTTCTCAACCCTCTCCCAGACACACTTT containing:
- the CX3CR1 gene encoding CX3C chemokine receptor 1, whose translation is MDQFPESVTNFEYDDLAEACYTGDIMAFGTVFLSIFYSVVFAIGLVGNLLVVFALTNSKKPKSVTDIYLLNLALSDLLFVATLPFWTHYLINEEGLHNALCKFTTAFFFIGFFGSIFFITVISIDRYLAIVLAANSMNNRTVQHGVTISLGVWAAAILVAAPQFMFTKQKENECLGDYPEVLQEIWPVLRNVETNFLGFLLPLLIMSYCYFRIIQTLFSCKNHKKAKAIKLILLVVIVFFLFWTPYNVMIFLETLKLYDFFPSCDMRRDLRLALSVTETVAFSHCCLNPLIYAFAGEKFRRYLYHLYGKCLAVLCGRSVHVDFSSSESQRSRQGSVLSSNFTYHTSDGDASLLL